One Brassica napus cultivar Da-Ae chromosome A1, Da-Ae, whole genome shotgun sequence genomic region harbors:
- the LOC106371179 gene encoding VAN3-binding protein, with the protein MTSLHKTLFTHNPTTLDQLMMCHTGKDSSWKKLENIEEEGPATVALEVKTALPPETPTETMEFLGRSWSISAVELTKAFFNNSAADTNSFLLSTIVNTNKEVREDEEDSTSMASSRDLLLPHIGNKTSPPISPRTGREMKHLYKSMVRGRTMGRRLKDQKEKKKQETRTRNAEIHAAVSVAGVAAAVAANAASNAVAAAEHTVESTAVAAAVASAAALIASHCIEMAGEIGAGYNQIETAVSSATNARTNGDVMALTASAATALRGAAILRARMERNNENKAMLYATKENVEREERNVFGAMTFVSRGEELLKRTRKGDLHWKQVSFNINSNWQVVLKMKSKHVGGTFTKTKKCVVNGVCRDIPEWAYRGGRVEKMVESRAYFGVKTVERVIEFECVNKKEKQMWIEGIQQLLSSLETGSIVFTGKH; encoded by the exons ATGACAAGTTTGCACAAAACCCTCTTCACACATAATCCCACTACTTTAGACCAAT TGATGATGTGCCATACGGGGAAAGATAGCTCATGGAAAAAACTAGAGAACATAGAAGAAGAAGGTCCAGCAACGGTGGCGCTTGAAGTGAAGACGGCGTTACCACCGGAGACACCGACGGAGACGATGGAGTTTCTAGGGAGATCATGGAGCATTTCAGCCGTGGAACTCACAAAAGCTTTCTTCAACAATTCGGCTGCCGACACTAACTCTTTTCTTCTCTCTACTATTGTCAATACCAATAAAGAAGttagagaagatgaagaagattctACTTCCATGGCTTCTTCTCGTGACCTT CTCCTGCCACACATAGGAAACAAGACCAGTCCTCCAATTTCTCCAAGAACCGGCAGAGAAATGAAG CATTTGTACAAGAGCATGGTAAGAGGAAGAACAATGGGAAGAAGACTCAAGGatcagaaggagaagaagaaacaagaaaccAGAACTCGCAACGCTGAGATTCACGCCGCAGTCTCTGTCGCGGGAGTAGCTGCTGCCGTAGCCGCGAACGCTGCATCTAACGCGGTTGCAGCCGCAGAACATACGGTTGAATCAACAGCAGTGGCTGCTGCGGTCGCGTCTGCAGCCGCTCTCATTGCTTCACACTGCATCGAAATGGCGGGAGAGATTGGAGCGGGTTATAACCAGATAGAAACAGCTGTTAGCTCTGCGACCAACGCTAGGACTAACGGAGACGTCATGGCTTTAACGGCTAGTGCTGCAACAG CGTTACGAGGAGCTGCGATTCTAAGAGCAAGAATGGAAAGGAATAATGAGAACAAAGCAATGTTATATGCAACAAAGGAGAACGTAGAAAGGGAAGAGAGAAATGTATTTGGAGCGATGACTTTTGTCTCTAGAGGAGAAGAGCTTCTCAAACGTACCCGCAAAG GGGACCTTCATTGGAAGCAAGTATCTTTTAACATCAACTCGAACTGGCAA GTGGTACTTAAAATGAAGAGCAAACATGTGGGTGGAACTTTCACAAAGACGAAGAAAT GCGTTGTCAATGGAGTATGCCGAGATATACCGGAATGGGCTTATAGAGGAGGAAGAGTAGAAAAAATGGTCGAGAGCAGAGCCTACTTTGGGGTAAAAACCGTTGAAAGGGTGATTGAATTCGAATGtgtaaacaaaaaagagaagcAGATGTGGATAGAAGGGATTCAGCAGCTTCTTAGCTCACTAGAAACTGGTTCTATTGTGTTCACTGGAAAACATTAG
- the LOC125609105 gene encoding putative F-box protein At3g16590, whose product MPQQLPKDLIGDILCLLPLKSLARFRAVCKEWNTIWEDKSFSNHYLSRMRPQFMVATKYQTCSIEINLDEEDHVLSSIVERDITLEYPCETHTSIGYCDGFVLFCMYKKGFAIWNPWVRQNKFIENQEFDFCGIGYDVTGYKIFGLMSFYDSSGEDNYKVAIYECKSEVWKFINDTGLEPRRLIMQDNIVSIKGNLYVIAIDRKTRESFLQSFDFSEDQFKTICANLPSMEGCFTGLLAVFRGDRVSLLMQSEEVDMKVEILVSKQRVDEHGEVLVWINFMTVSIPDFPSLQPHILYPRPTYFVDGEKRLFVCAFDETEHLCIYIVKGDVLNSNAREQRIRLFILKAEA is encoded by the exons ATGCCGCAACAATTACCAAAAGACTTGATAGGAGACATCCTTTGTCTCTTGCCACTGAAATCTCTTGCCAGATTCAGAGCTGTGTGTAAGGAATGGAACACTATTTGGGAAGATAAGAGTTTTTCGAACCACTACTTGTCTCGCATGCGTCCTCAATTCATGGTAGCGACCAAGTACCAGACTTGTTCGATAGAAATCAATCTCGACGAGGAGGACCATGTTTTGTCGTCGATAGTGGAGCGTGATATAACTTTAGAATATCCATGTGAAACACATACATCAATAGGTTATTGTGATGGGTTCGTGTTATTTTGTATGTACAAGAAAGGGTTTGCGATTTGGAACCCTTGGGTAAGACAGAATAAGTTTATAGAGAATCAAGAATTCGATTTCTGTGGCATAGGGTACGATGTTACGGGTTACAAGATATTTGGATTGATGTCTTTTTACGATAGTAGTGGAGAAGACAACTACAAAGTTGCCATCTACGAGTGCAAATCTGAGGTGTGGAAGTTTATTAATGACACTGGTCTTGAACCACGACGTCTGATAATGCAAGATAATATCGTGTCTATTAAAGGGAATTTATATGTTATTGCTATCGATAGAAAAACTCGTGAATCTTTCCTCCAGTCCTTTGATTTCTCAGAGGATCAATTCAAGACTATTTGTGCTAATTTACCTAGTATGGAAGGTTGCTTTACAGGACTCCTTGCGGTTTTCAGGGGAGATCGAGTTTCCTTGTTAATGCAATCAGAAGAAGTGGACATGAAGGTTGAGATATTGGTGTCAAAACAAAGGGTTGACGAACACGGAGAGGTCCTAGTGTGGATAAATTTCATGACAGTGTCAATACCTGACTTCCCGAGTTTACAACCGCATATTCTTTACCCTCGTCCTACTTACTTTGTTGACGGCGAAAAGAGGTTATTTGTGTGTGCTTTTGATGAAACCGAGCATCTATGCATCTACATTGTCAAGGGAGATGTGCTGA ATTCTAACGCAAGAGAACAAAGAATACGTTTGTTTATCTTGAAAGCAGAGGCTTAA
- the LOC106365959 gene encoding TOM1-like protein 9 isoform X1, translating into MVNAMVERATSEMLIGPDWAMNLEICDMLNSDPVQAKDVVKGVKKKIGSRNPKTQLLALTLLETIVKNCGDMVHMHVAEKGVIHEMVRIAKKKPDFHVKEKILVLIDTWQEAFGGPRARYPQYYAGYQELLRAGAVFPQRSERSAPVFTPPQTQPLSSYPPNLRNTGGPSNEVPDPSAEPDFPTLSLSEIQNAKGIMDVLAEMLSAIEPGNREDLKQEVMVDLVEQCRTYKQRVVHLVNSSADESLLCQGLALNDDLQRVLTSYEAIASGNPGTSVHTEKPKSEAEKSLVDVDGPLIDTGDSSNQANGATSSSGNGILNQLALPAPPLANGSANSKIDLLSGDDLALVPVEPQPSASPVASDQNALALFDMFGDNTNSQSPATAPTGNSATQSSPLNPQLHQLPTSQAGEAGLQQSNGFPPQGGYSQFEQPSYGQGASSPWNSQPAQQLQQPQHPSYEGAQDSTAFPPPPWEAQHQDFSPTAESGSPFSPQMNQTQVAYTHAQQYPQMPQTSQPFNNNSPYPQMPSGMYMQQPMPNQALGQGYPPQQQQMMMAQFYAQQQQQQQQAYGNQMGGYGYGYNQQQQGSSPYLEQQMHGMSIRDQASHQAPPSSSSYLPPMKPKNKPEDKLFGDLVDISKFKPSTNPTSGRAGTM; encoded by the exons ATGGTGAACGCTATGGTGGAGAGAGCGACGAGCGAGATGCTGATCGGACCCGATTGGGCCATGAACCTCGAGATCTGCGACATGCTCAATAGCGATCCCGT GCAAGCAAAAGATGTTGTGAAAGGCGTCAAGAAAAAGATTGGTAGCAGGAATCCAAAAACTCAGCTTCTTGCCTTAACT CTGCTTGAGACGATAGTGAAGAACTGTGGCGACATGGTTCATATGCATGTGGCTGAGAAGGGTGTTATTCATGAGATGGTCCGGATAGCTAAGAAAAAG CCGGACTTCCATGTCAAAGAGAAGATCCTGGTTCTTATCGATACATGGCAAGAGGCCTTCGGTGGACCTAGGGCGAGATATCCACAATACTATGCAGGATACCAGGAGTTGTTG CGTGCTGGTGCTGTTTTCCCTCAGAGATCGGAGAGATCAGCACCTGTGTTCACACCTCCACAAACACAGCCTTTGTCGTCTTACCCTCCAAACCTTCGCAATACTGGTGGACCTAGTAACGAAGTGCCTGATCCTTCGGCAGAGCCAGATTTTCCGACGCTGAG TTTGTCGGAGATTCAAAATGCAAAAGGCATCATGGATGTGCTTGCGGAAATGCTAAGTGCAATAGAGCCAGGAAACCGAGAG GACCTTAAACAGGAGGTGATGGTCGATCTGGTGGAGCAGTGTCGTACATACAAACAAAGAGTGGTACATCTAGTCAACTCATCTGC GGACGAGTCTCTGTTGTGTCAAGGTCTGGCGTTGAATGATGATCTGCAGCGGGTCTTAACCAGTTATGAAGCAATCGCTTCTGGAAATCCTGGAACTTCTGTTCATACCGAGAAGCCTAAGTCTGAGGcagaaaaatcccttgtagacgTTGATGGTCCACTTATTGATACTGGGGACAGCAGTAATCAGGCGAACGG AGCTACATCAAGCTCTGGTAACGGGATTCTAAATCAGTTGGCCCTCCCTGCACCGCCTCTAGCTAATGGTTCAGCCAATTCCAAAATAGACCTCCTCAGTGGCGATGATCTTGCCCTTGTTCCTGTTGAACCTCAACCATCAGCAAGTCCGGTCGCATCGGATCAAAATGCACTTGCTCTTTTCGATATGTTCGGAGACAACACCAATAGTCAAAGTCCTGCAACTGCACCAACTGGCAATTCAGCTACCCAGAGTAGCCCTTTGAATCCTCAATTGCACCAGCTACCAACTagtcaagctggagaagctggattACAACAATCCAATGGATTTCCTCCTCAGGGTGGTTATTCGCAGTTCGAGCAGCCATCATACGGGCAAGGGGCCTCTTCTCCGTGGAATAGTCAGCCTGCACAGCAGTTGCAACAACCACAACATCCATCTTATG AAGGTGCGCAAGACAGTACGGCATTTCCACCTCCCCCATGGGAAGCTCAGCATCAAGACTTCAGTCCCACTGCAGAGTCAGGAAGTCCGTTTTCTCCTCAAATGAATCAGACACAAGTTGCCTACACACATGCTCAACAATATCCTCAGATGCCGCAAACCAGCCAACCGTTTAACAACAACAGTCCATACCCTCAAATGCCTAGCGGTATGTACATGCAACAGCCAATGCCAAACCAAGCTCTAGGGCAAGGCTATCCACCCCAACAGCAGCAGATGATGATGGCTCAGTTCTATGCCCAACAGCAACAACAGCAGCAACAGGCGTATGGCAACCAGATGGGAGGATATGGTTATGGTTATAATCAACAGCAACAAGGAAGCAGCCCATATCTGGAGCAGCAAATGCATGGCATGTCCATCAGAGACCAGGCTTCGCATCAggcaccaccatcatcatcgtCTTATCTTCCTCCTATGAAACCGAAGAATAAACCAGAGGATAAGCTATTTGGGGATCTCGTTGACATCTCCAAATTCAAGCCTAGTACAAACCCTACATCCGGAAGAGCTGGTACcatgtga
- the LOC106365959 gene encoding TOM1-like protein 9 isoform X2: MVNAMVERATSEMLIGPDWAMNLEICDMLNSDPVQAKDVVKGVKKKIGSRNPKTQLLALTLLETIVKNCGDMVHMHVAEKGVIHEMVRIAKKKPDFHVKEKILVLIDTWQEAFGGPRARYPQYYAGYQELLRAGAVFPQRSERSAPVFTPPQTQPLSSYPPNLRNTGGPSNEVPDPSAEPDFPTLSLSEIQNAKGIMDVLAEMLSAIEPGNREDLKQEVMVDLVEQCRTYKQRVVHLVNSSADESLLCQGLALNDDLQRVLTSYEAIASGNPGTSVHTEKPKSEAEKSLVDVDGPLIDTGDSSNQANGATSSSGNGILNQLALPAPPLANGSANSKIDLLSGDDLALVPVEPQPSASPVASDQNALALFDMFGDNTNSQSPATAPTGNSATQSSPLNPQLHQLPTSQAGEAGLQQSNGFPPQGGYSQFEQPSYGQGASSPWNSQPAQQLQQPQHPSYGAQDSTAFPPPPWEAQHQDFSPTAESGSPFSPQMNQTQVAYTHAQQYPQMPQTSQPFNNNSPYPQMPSGMYMQQPMPNQALGQGYPPQQQQMMMAQFYAQQQQQQQQAYGNQMGGYGYGYNQQQQGSSPYLEQQMHGMSIRDQASHQAPPSSSSYLPPMKPKNKPEDKLFGDLVDISKFKPSTNPTSGRAGTM, encoded by the exons ATGGTGAACGCTATGGTGGAGAGAGCGACGAGCGAGATGCTGATCGGACCCGATTGGGCCATGAACCTCGAGATCTGCGACATGCTCAATAGCGATCCCGT GCAAGCAAAAGATGTTGTGAAAGGCGTCAAGAAAAAGATTGGTAGCAGGAATCCAAAAACTCAGCTTCTTGCCTTAACT CTGCTTGAGACGATAGTGAAGAACTGTGGCGACATGGTTCATATGCATGTGGCTGAGAAGGGTGTTATTCATGAGATGGTCCGGATAGCTAAGAAAAAG CCGGACTTCCATGTCAAAGAGAAGATCCTGGTTCTTATCGATACATGGCAAGAGGCCTTCGGTGGACCTAGGGCGAGATATCCACAATACTATGCAGGATACCAGGAGTTGTTG CGTGCTGGTGCTGTTTTCCCTCAGAGATCGGAGAGATCAGCACCTGTGTTCACACCTCCACAAACACAGCCTTTGTCGTCTTACCCTCCAAACCTTCGCAATACTGGTGGACCTAGTAACGAAGTGCCTGATCCTTCGGCAGAGCCAGATTTTCCGACGCTGAG TTTGTCGGAGATTCAAAATGCAAAAGGCATCATGGATGTGCTTGCGGAAATGCTAAGTGCAATAGAGCCAGGAAACCGAGAG GACCTTAAACAGGAGGTGATGGTCGATCTGGTGGAGCAGTGTCGTACATACAAACAAAGAGTGGTACATCTAGTCAACTCATCTGC GGACGAGTCTCTGTTGTGTCAAGGTCTGGCGTTGAATGATGATCTGCAGCGGGTCTTAACCAGTTATGAAGCAATCGCTTCTGGAAATCCTGGAACTTCTGTTCATACCGAGAAGCCTAAGTCTGAGGcagaaaaatcccttgtagacgTTGATGGTCCACTTATTGATACTGGGGACAGCAGTAATCAGGCGAACGG AGCTACATCAAGCTCTGGTAACGGGATTCTAAATCAGTTGGCCCTCCCTGCACCGCCTCTAGCTAATGGTTCAGCCAATTCCAAAATAGACCTCCTCAGTGGCGATGATCTTGCCCTTGTTCCTGTTGAACCTCAACCATCAGCAAGTCCGGTCGCATCGGATCAAAATGCACTTGCTCTTTTCGATATGTTCGGAGACAACACCAATAGTCAAAGTCCTGCAACTGCACCAACTGGCAATTCAGCTACCCAGAGTAGCCCTTTGAATCCTCAATTGCACCAGCTACCAACTagtcaagctggagaagctggattACAACAATCCAATGGATTTCCTCCTCAGGGTGGTTATTCGCAGTTCGAGCAGCCATCATACGGGCAAGGGGCCTCTTCTCCGTGGAATAGTCAGCCTGCACAGCAGTTGCAACAACCACAACATCCATCTTATG GTGCGCAAGACAGTACGGCATTTCCACCTCCCCCATGGGAAGCTCAGCATCAAGACTTCAGTCCCACTGCAGAGTCAGGAAGTCCGTTTTCTCCTCAAATGAATCAGACACAAGTTGCCTACACACATGCTCAACAATATCCTCAGATGCCGCAAACCAGCCAACCGTTTAACAACAACAGTCCATACCCTCAAATGCCTAGCGGTATGTACATGCAACAGCCAATGCCAAACCAAGCTCTAGGGCAAGGCTATCCACCCCAACAGCAGCAGATGATGATGGCTCAGTTCTATGCCCAACAGCAACAACAGCAGCAACAGGCGTATGGCAACCAGATGGGAGGATATGGTTATGGTTATAATCAACAGCAACAAGGAAGCAGCCCATATCTGGAGCAGCAAATGCATGGCATGTCCATCAGAGACCAGGCTTCGCATCAggcaccaccatcatcatcgtCTTATCTTCCTCCTATGAAACCGAAGAATAAACCAGAGGATAAGCTATTTGGGGATCTCGTTGACATCTCCAAATTCAAGCCTAGTACAAACCCTACATCCGGAAGAGCTGGTACcatgtga